Proteins encoded together in one uncultured Desulfosarcina sp. window:
- a CDS encoding DUF1844 domain-containing protein, with protein MTDEKQTKTGSAGTGARTPLPAINFATFIFSLNSSALVQLGMMEDPITGEKSENLPLAKQTIDILSMLEEKTKGNLDTDEAAMLKNILYDLRIHYVKAKR; from the coding sequence ATGACCGATGAAAAGCAGACCAAAACCGGCAGTGCAGGTACCGGTGCCCGAACGCCGTTGCCTGCGATCAATTTCGCTACATTTATTTTTTCGCTGAATTCATCGGCCCTGGTTCAGCTGGGAATGATGGAAGACCCCATCACCGGAGAAAAGTCCGAGAATCTGCCGCTGGCCAAACAGACCATCGACATCCTTTCCATGCTGGAAGAGAAGACCAAGGGGAATCTGGATACCGACGAGGCGGCCATGCTCAAGAATATCCTTTACGATCTGCGCATCCATTAC